One Massilia sp. 9096 genomic window carries:
- the purL gene encoding phosphoribosylformylglycinamidine synthase — MLILPGSNALSAFRSQRLLTQLQTVAPTVAAVQARYVHFIDASAPLSNEDTQRLTSMLTYGEPVPETQYEGVTESFFVVPRLGTISPWASKATDIVHNCGMAQVHRVERGVAFTVVLKSGLFGTGLGAPKQLSNEEVQAVAALLHDRMTETVLRSTEQAESLFSELEGRPLEQIDVLGKGRQALVDANVDMGLALAEDEIDYLFDAFTRSERNPTDVELMMFAQANSEHCRHKIFNADWTIDGVKQEKSLFQMIKNTHQLQPKGTIVAYSDNSAIMEGAEAVRFFPREGNEYAPATDLTHTLMKVETHNHPTAISPFPGASTGAGGEIRDEGATGRGAKPKAGLAGFTVSNLNIPGAEQAWEDPAYGKPERIASPLQIMVDGPLGGAAFNNEFGRPNLGGYFRTYEQNVGATALSGNTGSTVFGYHKPIMIAGGIGNISDAHTHKNDIPVGSLLIQLGGPGMRIGMAGAAASSMATGTNTADLDFDSVQRGNPEMERRAQEVINSCWQLGGANPIISIHDVGAGGISNAFPEITNDAKRGATFDLRKVPLEESGMSPREIWSNESQERYVLAIAPDDLPAFAAICARERCPFAAVGVATEERQLKLIDPETNTTPVDMPMEVLLGKPPKMSRNVRHVNNDFQPVDLTGLDLEEVARRVLLNPTVADKSFLITIGDRSVGGMTVRDQMVGPWQVPVADVAVTTMSFEGYRGEAMAMGERTPVAVIDAAASGRMAVGEAITNIAAAPIASIEDIKLSANWMAACGQPGQDAALFDTVKAVGMELCPALGLSIPVGKDSLSMRTTWNDDGESKAVISPVSLIVSSFAPVPDVRKTLTPQLRMDQGDTALILVDLGRGKNRLGASILAQVTQQVGNDTPDLDDPADLKAFFAAIQQLNADDKLLAYHDRSDGGLYAALVEMAFAGRAGVSVNLDILTMEGEHASDHGDAKNWAAQVAERRNEMTLRALFSEELGAVLQVRHGERSEVMNVLRSFNLGACSHIIGKVNDRGVIEFTRDTKVIYHQRRSELHRLWSETSWRIARLRDNPACVDQEYERLLDESDPGFTPKLVHDTDVDIAAPFINTGARPSVAILREQGVNSHIETAWAVHQAGFKAIDVHMSDLIAGRVTLEQFKGLIAVGGFSYGDVLGAGEGWAKTILFNDKLKDAFAAYFAKPDTFSLGVCNGCQMMSNLKSIIPGAEAWPKFTRNKSEQFEARFGMVEVLDSPSIFFKDLAGTHAPLAIAHGEGFADFSVTGDQSSVIGALRYIDNRGQATEQYPFNPNGSPGGLTAVTTPDGRFTVMMPHAERVARTVTMSWHPENWGENSPWARMFQNARKWVG; from the coding sequence ATGTTGATTCTGCCGGGTTCCAACGCCCTCTCTGCATTCCGTAGCCAACGCCTCCTCACGCAACTGCAAACCGTCGCTCCGACGGTCGCCGCCGTGCAGGCGCGCTACGTCCATTTCATCGACGCCAGCGCCCCGTTATCGAACGAGGACACGCAGCGTCTCACCAGCATGCTCACCTACGGCGAGCCGGTGCCGGAAACGCAGTACGAGGGCGTGACCGAAAGCTTCTTCGTGGTCCCGCGCCTGGGCACGATCTCGCCGTGGGCCTCGAAAGCCACCGACATCGTGCACAACTGCGGCATGGCCCAGGTGCACCGCGTCGAGCGCGGCGTGGCCTTCACGGTGGTGCTCAAGAGCGGCCTGTTCGGCACCGGCCTGGGCGCGCCCAAGCAGCTCTCGAACGAGGAAGTCCAGGCCGTGGCGGCGCTGCTGCACGACCGCATGACCGAGACCGTGTTGCGCTCCACCGAGCAGGCCGAGTCGCTGTTTTCCGAACTCGAAGGCCGTCCGCTCGAGCAGATCGACGTGCTGGGCAAAGGCCGCCAGGCGCTGGTGGACGCCAACGTCGACATGGGCCTGGCCCTGGCCGAAGACGAGATCGACTACCTGTTCGACGCCTTCACCCGGTCCGAGCGCAACCCGACCGACGTCGAACTGATGATGTTCGCCCAGGCCAACAGCGAACACTGCCGCCACAAGATCTTCAACGCCGACTGGACCATCGACGGCGTCAAGCAGGAGAAGTCGCTGTTTCAGATGATCAAGAACACGCACCAGCTGCAGCCCAAGGGCACGATCGTGGCCTACAGCGACAACTCGGCGATCATGGAAGGCGCCGAGGCCGTGCGCTTCTTCCCGCGCGAGGGCAACGAATACGCCCCGGCGACGGATCTCACGCACACGCTGATGAAGGTCGAGACCCACAACCACCCGACCGCCATCTCGCCGTTCCCGGGGGCCTCGACCGGCGCCGGCGGCGAAATCCGCGACGAAGGCGCGACCGGCCGCGGCGCCAAACCCAAGGCCGGCCTGGCCGGCTTCACGGTGTCGAACCTGAACATCCCGGGCGCTGAGCAAGCTTGGGAAGACCCGGCCTACGGCAAGCCCGAGCGCATCGCCTCGCCGCTGCAGATCATGGTCGACGGGCCGCTGGGCGGCGCCGCCTTCAACAACGAGTTCGGGCGTCCCAACCTGGGCGGCTACTTCCGCACCTACGAGCAGAACGTCGGCGCCACCGCGCTCAGTGGCAATACCGGCAGCACCGTGTTCGGCTACCACAAGCCGATCATGATCGCCGGCGGCATCGGCAACATCTCGGACGCGCACACCCACAAGAACGACATCCCGGTCGGCAGCCTGCTGATCCAGCTGGGCGGTCCGGGCATGCGCATCGGGATGGCCGGCGCCGCCGCCTCGTCGATGGCGACCGGCACCAACACCGCCGACCTGGACTTCGACTCGGTCCAGCGCGGCAACCCGGAGATGGAGCGCCGCGCCCAGGAAGTCATCAACAGCTGCTGGCAGCTGGGCGGCGCCAACCCGATCATCTCGATCCACGACGTCGGCGCCGGCGGCATCTCGAACGCCTTCCCGGAAATCACCAACGACGCCAAGCGCGGCGCGACCTTCGATCTGCGCAAGGTGCCGCTGGAAGAATCGGGCATGTCGCCGCGTGAAATCTGGAGCAACGAGTCGCAGGAGCGCTACGTCCTGGCGATCGCGCCCGACGACCTGCCGGCCTTCGCCGCCATCTGCGCGCGCGAGCGCTGCCCGTTCGCGGCCGTCGGTGTCGCGACCGAAGAGCGCCAGCTCAAGCTGATCGACCCGGAGACGAATACGACGCCGGTCGACATGCCGATGGAGGTCCTGCTCGGCAAGCCGCCCAAGATGTCGCGCAACGTCCGGCACGTCAACAATGACTTCCAGCCGGTCGACTTGACCGGCCTGGACCTGGAAGAGGTCGCGCGCCGCGTGCTGCTGAACCCGACGGTGGCCGATAAATCCTTCCTGATCACGATCGGCGACCGCAGCGTCGGCGGCATGACCGTGCGCGACCAGATGGTCGGCCCGTGGCAGGTGCCAGTGGCGGACGTCGCCGTCACCACCATGAGCTTCGAGGGCTATCGCGGCGAAGCGATGGCGATGGGCGAGCGTACCCCGGTCGCCGTGATCGACGCCGCCGCCTCGGGCCGCATGGCGGTCGGCGAGGCGATCACCAACATCGCCGCCGCGCCGATTGCATCGATCGAAGACATCAAGCTGTCCGCCAACTGGATGGCCGCCTGCGGCCAGCCGGGCCAGGACGCCGCGCTGTTCGACACCGTCAAGGCGGTCGGCATGGAACTGTGCCCGGCACTGGGCCTGTCGATCCCGGTCGGCAAGGATTCGCTGTCGATGCGCACCACCTGGAATGACGATGGCGAATCGAAAGCTGTCATTTCTCCGGTGTCGCTGATCGTCTCGAGCTTCGCCCCGGTACCGGATGTGCGCAAGACCTTGACCCCGCAGCTGCGCATGGACCAGGGCGACACGGCGCTGATCCTGGTCGACCTGGGCCGCGGCAAGAACCGCCTCGGCGCCTCGATCCTGGCGCAGGTGACCCAGCAGGTCGGCAACGACACGCCGGACCTCGACGACCCGGCCGACCTGAAGGCCTTCTTCGCCGCGATCCAGCAATTGAACGCAGACGACAAGCTGCTGGCCTACCACGACCGTTCCGACGGCGGCCTGTACGCGGCGCTGGTCGAGATGGCCTTCGCCGGCCGCGCCGGTGTCTCGGTCAACCTCGACATCCTGACCATGGAAGGCGAGCATGCGTCGGACCACGGCGACGCCAAGAACTGGGCCGCGCAAGTGGCCGAGCGCCGCAACGAGATGACCCTGCGCGCCTTGTTCAGCGAAGAACTCGGCGCAGTGCTGCAGGTGCGCCACGGTGAGCGCAGCGAGGTGATGAACGTGCTGCGCAGCTTCAACCTGGGCGCCTGCAGCCACATCATCGGCAAGGTCAACGACCGCGGCGTGATCGAATTCACGCGCGACACCAAGGTCATCTACCACCAGCGCCGCAGCGAATTGCACCGCCTGTGGAGCGAGACCAGCTGGCGCATCGCGCGCCTGCGCGACAACCCGGCATGCGTCGACCAGGAATACGAGCGCCTGCTGGACGAATCGGATCCTGGTTTCACGCCCAAACTGGTGCACGACACCGACGTCGACATCGCCGCGCCTTTCATCAATACCGGCGCGCGCCCGAGCGTGGCGATCCTGCGCGAGCAGGGCGTCAACTCGCACATCGAGACCGCGTGGGCGGTGCACCAGGCCGGCTTCAAGGCGATCGACGTGCACATGAGCGACCTGATCGCCGGGCGCGTGACGCTCGAGCAGTTCAAGGGCCTGATCGCGGTCGGCGGCTTCTCCTACGGCGACGTGCTGGGCGCGGGCGAGGGCTGGGCCAAGACCATCCTGTTCAACGACAAGCTCAAGGACGCGTTCGCGGCGTACTTCGCCAAGCCCGACACCTTCAGCCTGGGCGTGTGCAACGGCTGCCAGATGATGAGCAACCTGAAATCCATCATCCCGGGCGCCGAGGCGTGGCCGAAGTTCACCCGCAACAAGTCCGAGCAGTTCGAAGCCCGCTTCGGCATGGTCGAGGTGCTCGACTCGCCGTCGATCTTCTTCAAGGACCTGGCCGGCACCCACGCCCCGCTGGCGATCGCGCACGGCGAAGGCTTCGCCGACTTTTCCGTGACGGGCGACCAGTCGTCGGTCATCGGGGCGCTGCGCTACATCGACAACCGCGGCCAGGCGACCGAGCAGTATCCGTTCAACCCGAACGGTTCGCCCGGCGGCCTGACGGCGGTGACCACGCCCGACGGCCGCTTCACGGTGATGATGCCGCACGCCGAACGCGTGGCGCGCACCGTGACGATGTCGTGGCATCCGGAGAACTGGGGCGAGAACTCGCCTTGGGCACGCATGTTCCAGAATGCGCGCAAGTGGGTCGGCTGA
- a CDS encoding ribonuclease activity regulator RraA — protein sequence MKDSTRQKLKGVSVATLCTALFKRGLRNQYIQDVRPLNPAGGTMVGEAYTLRYIPAREDLNPITVFQDRGHPQRKAVEECPPGAVLVIDSRKDARAASAGSILVSRLMVRGVAGIVTDGGFRDSPEIAALAIPSYHSRPSSPTNLTLHQALDINVPIGCGDAAVFPGDVVVGDAEGVIVIPAGIADEIADEAVEMTAFEDFVTEQVLGGRTILGLYPPTDPDVKDTFATWRQAKGR from the coding sequence ATGAAAGACTCGACCCGCCAGAAACTCAAGGGCGTCAGCGTGGCGACCCTGTGCACCGCCCTGTTCAAGCGCGGCCTGCGCAACCAGTACATCCAGGACGTGCGTCCGCTTAACCCGGCCGGCGGCACCATGGTCGGCGAAGCGTACACGTTGCGCTACATCCCGGCGCGCGAAGATCTGAACCCGATCACGGTGTTTCAGGACCGCGGGCATCCGCAGCGCAAGGCGGTCGAGGAATGTCCGCCGGGCGCCGTGCTCGTGATCGACAGCCGCAAGGACGCGCGTGCCGCCTCGGCGGGCTCGATCCTGGTGTCGCGCCTGATGGTGCGCGGGGTGGCCGGCATCGTCACCGACGGCGGCTTCCGGGATTCGCCCGAGATCGCCGCGCTGGCAATCCCGAGCTACCACAGCCGCCCATCGTCGCCGACCAACCTGACCCTGCACCAGGCGCTCGACATCAACGTGCCGATCGGCTGCGGCGACGCGGCCGTGTTCCCGGGCGATGTCGTGGTGGGCGATGCCGAGGGCGTGATCGTGATCCCGGCCGGCATCGCCGACGAGATTGCCGACGAGGCGGTCGAGATGACCGCGTTCGAAGACTTCGTCACCGAGCAGGTGCTGGGCGGCCGCACGATCCTCGGCCTGTACCCGCCGACCGACCCGGATGTGAAGGACACGTTCGCGACCTGGCGCCAGGCCAAGGGGCGCTGA
- a CDS encoding porin gives MNKATFATAVALAALALTQQAARAQTGVTIYGVVDGGVAYESGNKAGSITKVTGGNESGSRLGFKGTEDLGGGNTALFLLESGIQADTGLSGQGGILFGRQAYVGLSNRDFGTVTLGRQYAPHYLAAVFVDPFVSGTSGDEKNLINAVSDGGRLNNSIKYASPIWGGASAELVYAAGEVAGSATAGRSMGLGLAYNNGPLALRFAFHDKSNETVASTLPSARNTLIGGTYDFKVAKLYLAYNVNKGPLSSTLRNSTNPYGYAVAPTSTSVTWDSTDTLVGVSIPRGPHTLLASWIHKDDKTAARSDADQFAAGYRYNFSRTTDVYLVYARMLNKNGASYTLGNAADGGTGDRAIDIGIRHLF, from the coding sequence ATGAACAAGGCAACATTCGCAACGGCGGTCGCGCTGGCTGCGCTCGCGCTGACGCAACAGGCGGCGCGGGCGCAAACCGGCGTGACGATCTACGGCGTGGTCGACGGCGGCGTCGCCTATGAGTCGGGCAACAAGGCCGGATCAATCACCAAGGTTACCGGCGGCAACGAGTCCGGCTCGCGCCTGGGCTTCAAGGGCACTGAGGACCTCGGCGGCGGCAACACGGCGCTGTTCCTGCTCGAAAGCGGCATCCAGGCCGACACCGGCTTGTCGGGGCAGGGCGGCATCCTGTTCGGGCGCCAGGCCTACGTCGGATTGTCGAACCGCGACTTCGGCACCGTCACGCTGGGCCGCCAGTATGCGCCGCACTACCTGGCGGCGGTGTTCGTCGACCCCTTCGTGAGCGGCACCTCGGGCGACGAGAAAAACCTGATCAACGCGGTGTCCGACGGCGGGCGTCTGAACAACAGCATCAAGTACGCCAGCCCGATCTGGGGCGGCGCCAGCGCGGAACTCGTGTACGCGGCCGGCGAAGTGGCCGGCAGCGCCACTGCCGGGCGTTCGATGGGCCTGGGCCTGGCCTACAACAACGGGCCGCTGGCGCTGCGCTTCGCCTTCCACGACAAGAGCAACGAGACCGTCGCCAGCACCCTGCCGAGCGCGCGCAACACGCTGATCGGCGGCACTTACGACTTCAAGGTCGCCAAGCTCTACCTAGCCTACAACGTCAACAAGGGTCCGCTCAGCTCGACGCTGCGCAACAGCACCAATCCTTATGGCTATGCGGTGGCCCCGACCTCGACCTCGGTCACCTGGGACAGCACCGACACCCTGGTCGGCGTATCGATCCCGCGCGGTCCGCATACGCTGCTGGCATCCTGGATCCACAAGGACGACAAGACCGCAGCCAGGAGCGACGCGGATCAGTTTGCCGCAGGCTACCGCTACAACTTCTCGCGCACGACCGACGTGTACCTGGTTTACGCACGCATGCTCAACAAGAACGGCGCCAGCTACACGCTCGGCAACGCCGCCGACGGCGGCACCGGCGACCGCGCGATCGACATCGGCATCCGCCATCTTTTCTGA
- a CDS encoding tetratricopeptide repeat protein has protein sequence MPEPSQAPSAPNAPSIVQPNTQLTVLVIDPNPGIRANLQNMLNALGITRIEYAVNAATAVKQLQRRQPDVILCEYDLGGARGATGGSGEGQDGQQLLEDLRHHKLIPPWAIFIMLTSEGSYERVLGAAELQPTDYVLKPFTAETLNGRIARALARRAALLPAYTAAAQGDLRAAIAVCAQAAKEQPRYALDFARLRAELHTALREHAEAESLYRQVVASHALGWARLGLARALFAQGRAPEAAEHLEQLIADNPRLMAAYDLLARCHEARGETAAAQKTLAGAVAISPHVLRRLRKLGEVALDSGDMETAEKSLRQVVTRSRHSEFRNPEDHVNLVRALVGKGDPVGAGNVIRDLERSLRGTLEAQACKSLSSALLLDATGNAGAAVAELKQTVGALRSGAALSNVLRVGVARSCLAHRLDQEAAEVMIGAMSNADTGAGPDAGPVTPQQAVDVFIQAGRPELADGMGRQLRAQAQILLGVADEKRNMGDVRGAVQTLLEALHMAPGNLQVMIATVGGVLRQIAEMGWDHPLAGLAQEQLENIRTLDPAHPRLAALDGELAACKRKYGISG, from the coding sequence ATGCCAGAACCCAGCCAAGCTCCCAGCGCGCCGAACGCGCCATCGATCGTCCAGCCGAACACCCAGCTCACGGTGCTCGTGATCGACCCGAATCCGGGCATCCGCGCCAACCTGCAGAACATGCTGAACGCGCTGGGCATCACGCGCATCGAATACGCGGTCAATGCCGCCACCGCCGTCAAGCAGCTGCAGCGGCGCCAGCCGGACGTCATCCTGTGCGAGTACGACCTCGGCGGCGCGCGCGGCGCGACGGGCGGCAGCGGCGAAGGCCAGGACGGCCAGCAGCTGCTGGAAGACCTGCGCCACCACAAGCTGATCCCGCCGTGGGCGATCTTCATCATGCTGACCTCCGAGGGCAGCTACGAGCGCGTGCTCGGCGCCGCCGAGCTGCAGCCGACCGACTACGTCCTGAAACCGTTCACCGCCGAGACGCTCAACGGGCGCATCGCACGCGCGCTGGCGCGCCGCGCCGCCCTGCTGCCGGCCTACACGGCGGCGGCCCAGGGCGACCTGCGCGCGGCGATCGCCGTGTGCGCGCAAGCCGCCAAGGAACAGCCGCGCTACGCGCTCGACTTCGCGCGCCTGCGCGCCGAGCTGCACACGGCGCTGCGCGAACACGCGGAGGCGGAAAGCCTGTACCGCCAGGTGGTCGCCAGCCATGCCCTGGGCTGGGCCAGGCTGGGATTGGCGCGCGCGTTGTTCGCCCAGGGCCGCGCGCCGGAAGCGGCCGAGCATCTGGAACAACTCATCGCCGACAACCCGCGCCTGATGGCCGCCTACGACCTGCTGGCGCGCTGCCACGAGGCGCGCGGCGAGACGGCCGCGGCGCAAAAGACGCTGGCCGGCGCGGTGGCGATCTCGCCCCACGTGCTGCGGCGCCTGCGCAAGCTGGGCGAAGTGGCGCTGGACAGCGGCGACATGGAGACCGCCGAGAAGTCGCTCAGGCAGGTCGTGACGCGCTCGCGCCACTCGGAATTCCGCAATCCCGAAGACCACGTCAACCTGGTGCGTGCGCTGGTCGGCAAGGGCGACCCCGTGGGCGCCGGCAACGTGATCCGCGACCTCGAACGCTCGCTGCGTGGCACACTCGAAGCGCAAGCCTGCAAGTCGCTGTCGAGCGCCCTGCTGCTGGACGCCACCGGCAACGCCGGCGCGGCGGTGGCGGAACTCAAGCAGACCGTCGGGGCGCTGCGCAGCGGCGCCGCGCTGTCGAACGTCTTGCGCGTCGGCGTGGCGCGCTCCTGCCTGGCGCACCGGCTCGACCAGGAAGCGGCCGAGGTGATGATCGGCGCGATGAGCAACGCCGACACCGGCGCCGGCCCGGATGCCGGTCCGGTCACGCCGCAGCAGGCGGTCGACGTGTTCATCCAGGCCGGCCGTCCCGAACTGGCCGACGGCATGGGCCGGCAGCTGCGCGCCCAGGCCCAGATCCTGCTCGGCGTGGCCGACGAGAAGCGCAACATGGGCGACGTGCGCGGCGCCGTGCAAACGCTGCTCGAAGCGCTGCACATGGCGCCGGGCAACCTGCAGGTGATGATCGCCACCGTCGGCGGCGTGCTCAGGCAGATCGCCGAGATGGGGTGGGATCATCCGCTGGCGGGGCTGGCGCAGGAGCAGCTGGAGAATATCCGCACGCTCGATCCTGCACATCCGCGCCTGGCGGCGCTGGATGGCGAGCTGGCGGCCTGCAAGCGCAAGTACGGCATTTCGGGCTGA
- the araD gene encoding L-arabinonate dehydratase: MITKKTPETLRSARWFAPDDLRSSGHRSRIMQMGYSPDEFMGKPVIGIINTWSDINPCHQHFKQRVDDVKRGILQAGGFPVELPAISLSESAVKPTTMMYRNLLAIEAEELIRMHPIDGAVLMGGCDKTTPGLLLGATSAAVPAIYVPAGPMLRGNYKGQVLGSGSDAWKFWDERRAGNITDEQWTGIEYGIARSAGTCMTMGTASTMMAIAESIGMTLPGASSIPAADANHIRMCANAGRRIVDMVWEDLTPKRIQTHAAFENAITVAMAMGCSTNAVIHLIAMARRAGHAIGLQDFDRISRTVPVIANIRPSGEKYLMEDFFYAGGLPALMGRIRDKLHLDCLTANGKTLAENIEGAEVYNDDVIRTPENALYQEGALAVLRGNIAPDGCVMKPSACEKRFYKHTGPALVFDDYPSMKEAVERDDLDVTADHVLILRNAGPMGGPGMPEWGMLPIPKKLVKQGVRDMLRMSDARMSGTSYGACILHVAPEAYLGGPFALIHTGDMISVDIEARSIHLDVSDDELARRKAAWTPQPPRFERGYGWMFSQHIRQANEGCDFDFLQTDFGAPVGEPDIF, translated from the coding sequence ATGATCACTAAAAAAACGCCCGAAACGCTGCGCAGCGCGCGCTGGTTCGCTCCCGATGACCTGCGTTCTTCCGGCCACCGCTCCCGTATCATGCAGATGGGCTATTCACCAGATGAGTTCATGGGAAAGCCCGTCATCGGCATCATCAACACCTGGTCCGACATCAATCCTTGCCACCAGCACTTCAAGCAGCGCGTCGATGACGTCAAGCGCGGGATCCTGCAAGCTGGCGGCTTCCCTGTCGAGTTGCCGGCGATTTCGCTGTCGGAGAGCGCCGTCAAGCCGACCACGATGATGTACCGTAACCTGCTGGCCATCGAGGCGGAAGAGTTGATCCGCATGCACCCGATCGACGGCGCGGTGCTGATGGGCGGCTGCGACAAGACCACGCCCGGCCTGCTGCTGGGCGCGACCAGCGCCGCCGTGCCGGCGATCTACGTACCGGCCGGTCCCATGTTGCGCGGTAACTACAAGGGCCAGGTATTGGGTTCCGGCTCGGACGCCTGGAAATTCTGGGACGAGCGCCGCGCCGGCAACATCACCGACGAGCAATGGACCGGCATCGAATACGGCATCGCGCGCAGCGCCGGTACCTGCATGACGATGGGAACGGCCAGCACGATGATGGCGATCGCGGAGTCGATCGGCATGACGCTGCCGGGGGCGTCGTCGATCCCGGCCGCCGATGCCAACCACATCCGCATGTGCGCCAACGCCGGCCGGCGCATCGTCGACATGGTCTGGGAAGACCTGACCCCGAAGCGCATCCAGACCCACGCCGCGTTCGAGAACGCGATCACGGTGGCCATGGCGATGGGCTGCTCGACCAACGCGGTGATCCACCTGATCGCGATGGCGCGCCGTGCCGGTCATGCGATCGGCCTGCAGGACTTCGACCGCATCAGCCGTACCGTGCCGGTGATCGCCAACATCCGCCCGAGCGGCGAGAAGTACTTGATGGAGGACTTCTTCTACGCCGGCGGCCTGCCGGCCCTGATGGGACGGATCCGCGACAAGCTGCACCTGGACTGCCTGACCGCGAACGGCAAGACGCTCGCCGAGAACATCGAGGGCGCCGAGGTCTACAACGACGACGTGATCCGCACGCCGGAGAACGCGCTGTATCAGGAAGGCGCACTGGCCGTTTTACGCGGGAACATCGCCCCGGACGGATGCGTGATGAAGCCGAGCGCCTGCGAGAAGCGCTTCTACAAGCATACCGGTCCGGCGCTGGTGTTCGACGACTATCCGAGCATGAAGGAAGCGGTCGAGCGCGACGACCTCGACGTCACCGCCGACCACGTCCTCATCCTGCGCAACGCCGGTCCGATGGGAGGCCCAGGCATGCCCGAATGGGGGATGCTGCCCATCCCCAAGAAGCTGGTCAAGCAGGGCGTGCGCGACATGCTGCGCATGTCCGACGCGCGCATGAGCGGCACCAGCTACGGCGCATGCATCCTGCACGTCGCGCCCGAAGCCTACCTGGGCGGACCGTTCGCGCTGATCCATACCGGCGACATGATCTCGGTCGACATCGAGGCGCGCTCGATCCACCTGGACGTATCGGACGACGAGCTGGCACGCCGCAAGGCCGCGTGGACGCCGCAGCCGCCACGCTTCGAGCGCGGCTACGGCTGGATGTTCTCGCAGCATATCCGGCAGGCGAACGAAGGCTGCGACTTCGATTTCCTGCAGACCGATTTCGGTGCGCCGGTCGGAGAACCGGACATCTTCTAA
- a CDS encoding MFS transporter, giving the protein MARAISKVNWRVLPLFVIMFIANYIDRVNIGFVRPHLKADLGIGAAAFGLGAGLFFIGYAIFEVPSNMLLQRFGAKAWLTRIMVTWGLAATAMAFVQGEMSFYALRFLLGVAEAGFFPGVVFYFTRWLPRADRGKAMAVFLSGSAAASVLSGPVSGGLLQVEGMGLHGWQWMFIIEGLFSVVLGVAVWFLLDSEPRDAKWLSDAEREALTHEIAAEQKEREADRPVGVSGWALLRDAQILLFCAIYFLISLTIYGATFWLPTIIKKMGHYSEFQVGLFNSIPWLISIVAMYAFAALSRRYRHQQGWTAAAFAVAGVGMFASAATSDPVYGFVAICFAAIGFKAASSLFWPIPQSYLDVRVAAGVIALINSLGNLGGFVAPAAFGILEQRTGSIQGGLYGLAFSSLLGAVAVMFARSRPTTGTPGTIPAVSSMK; this is encoded by the coding sequence CTGGCACGGGCGATCAGCAAGGTGAATTGGCGCGTGCTGCCGCTGTTCGTCATCATGTTCATCGCCAACTACATCGATCGTGTCAACATCGGTTTCGTGCGGCCGCACCTGAAAGCCGACCTTGGCATCGGCGCGGCGGCGTTCGGCCTGGGCGCCGGCCTGTTTTTCATCGGCTATGCGATTTTCGAGGTGCCCTCGAACATGTTGTTGCAGCGCTTCGGCGCGAAAGCGTGGCTGACCCGCATCATGGTGACCTGGGGCCTGGCGGCCACCGCCATGGCCTTCGTGCAGGGCGAGATGTCGTTCTATGCCTTGCGCTTCCTGCTGGGCGTGGCGGAAGCCGGCTTCTTTCCGGGCGTGGTGTTTTATTTCACGCGCTGGCTGCCGCGCGCAGACCGCGGCAAGGCGATGGCGGTCTTCCTCAGTGGTTCCGCCGCGGCCTCGGTCCTGTCCGGGCCGGTCTCCGGCGGCCTGCTCCAGGTCGAGGGCATGGGACTGCACGGCTGGCAGTGGATGTTCATCATCGAAGGCCTCTTCTCCGTCGTGCTCGGCGTCGCGGTGTGGTTCCTGCTCGATTCGGAGCCGCGCGACGCCAAGTGGCTGAGCGACGCCGAACGCGAGGCGCTGACGCACGAGATCGCGGCCGAACAGAAGGAGCGCGAGGCCGACCGCCCGGTCGGCGTCAGCGGCTGGGCCCTGCTGCGCGACGCCCAGATCCTGTTGTTCTGTGCGATCTACTTCCTGATTTCGTTGACGATCTACGGCGCCACCTTCTGGCTACCGACGATCATCAAGAAGATGGGTCACTACAGCGAGTTCCAGGTCGGCCTGTTCAACTCGATCCCGTGGCTCATCTCGATCGTGGCCATGTACGCGTTTGCCGCGCTGTCGAGGCGCTACCGTCATCAGCAGGGCTGGACTGCGGCGGCGTTCGCGGTCGCGGGCGTCGGCATGTTCGCGTCGGCCGCCACATCGGATCCAGTGTATGGTTTCGTCGCGATCTGCTTCGCCGCGATCGGCTTCAAGGCCGCGTCCTCGCTGTTCTGGCCGATCCCGCAGTCTTACCTGGACGTGCGTGTCGCCGCCGGCGTCATCGCCTTGATCAATTCGCTCGGCAACCTGGGCGGGTTCGTGGCCCCGGCGGCCTTCGGCATCCTCGAGCAGCGCACCGGGTCGATCCAGGGCGGTCTGTATGGACTGGCCTTTTCCTCGCTGCTCGGCGCGGTCGCGGTGATGTTCGCGCGATCGCGGCCCACGACCGGTACGCCAGGTACGATCCCGGCCGTCAGCAGCATGAAGTAG